Sequence from the Paenibacillus riograndensis SBR5 genome:
TTCATACGGTGGATTCGGAGGATATTCCTTATCAGGGAGCTTTTGCGGTATCCACGCGGATCGGCGGCAGTCTGAAAGGCCATCTGATCTCTGCGCTTAAATCCTGTGAGCTGGTATTTATTCTGGAGAGCGTAGCGGACGGAAAAAAACGGCTGGCCCGGATCTCCGAGGTGTATTATGACGAAGCTGCAAATTCCGTATTTGCCAATGATCTGATGCGCTGGGAAGAAGAACAATCCGCCTGGAGCTATAATGACAAGCTGACAGCTGGCCTTATGCGCAAGATGAAGAAGAAAAATCCGCGCGCTTCACGGGTGCTTTTGCAGGAGCTGGGACATTTAGCTGCGCAGAAACCGATGGATGAGCCGCTGAAGGAGAGCCTCAAATCAAAGATTGTTTTGAACGAATGAAGGGGGACAACTCATGGAGCTGTTATTTTATGTGCTTCAGATTGCCTTTCATTTATTGATTGCCGGTGGCTTGTGGCTGCTGGTGAAGCCATTCATTGAGAGGCATCTGCGCCAGCTTGGGCAAAAGATCGACCAGCGGATGAGCCTGCGGATCAGTCTTTTTGGTCAAAAAGTCAGCAATAAGCAAAGGAGGTGGCTGTACCGGCATTTGGACGATCTGCTCTATTTTGCCCAACGAAAATATGAGCCGGGAATTAGTGTTATGCGTTTTTCCATCCGGACTCTGTTGGTGTTCATCACGGTTTTTCTCTCAGGACTGCTTACTCTAAGAGAGCTGCCGGGGCATTTGAGCTTCAGCAATCCTTTCTTGGAAGGTATCAACTTCGATAACCAGCTTCCCGTTCAGGGATCTTGGCGGTTTCCGCTGTTTGTGGCAGTCATCGCAGCCAGTATTCCTTATCTTCGGACGAGATATCTCTTCGCGCAGCGCAAGGTGCATGGAAGTTATGATCTGCTGGATGTAATCAAAATTGCGACCAAATTCACACACCTGTCGGTGGACTCCATTTTATCTAAGACGGCTGACTTCCTGACAGAAGAAAGTGTGCTGAAGACTCCGCTCAGACTGCTTGGAGCCGCATTTGCCAACTACAGCAATGAACGGGAGCTGACCCTTGAGGCAGAGCGGTTTGCAGGAGCTATCGGAACCACCTTTGCTGTGGAATTTGTCTCGGATTTGCTGTATTTCGAGAAAGAAGGCACCCGTTACCTGAAGAACACGCTGATGATGCTAAGCCGGTCCATGGAGCAGCAGCGGGAGACGATTCTTACAGTGAAGGCAGGGAGCCGGGATGCGATCAGTCTGGGGCTGTACGGCAATCTGGTGGTGCTGGTATCATCCGTCGGAACCTTTATTTATATGCTGAAGCCGGATGTCTATTTCAAACTGCAGTTTCAGACTACTGTCGGCCTAACCTTTTTGATGATTATTATATCCGGGCTGTTCATTTCTTTCATGATCAGTACCATACTCGCCAGGCCAAAGCTGGACTACCACTAAGGTGATGAATTATGGATAGATTTTTACTTTTGATTGCGATACTGGGACTTGTATATCTCGCATTGCTGGTTTTTGTGAGCAGCAGCACCAGGCAGGAGCGTTATTTTCTCCGGTTGGGTGCCAGATGGAAGACACTGGGGGAGCGCATGCACAATGAGCGGCTGCAGCAGCTTCTTTATAACAGCGGCCTCACCATTTCCGCAGGCAAAATCACACTGTTCCGCTATTCGGCGGCACTGATATATGTGCTTGTTCAAGCGGCAGGGGACTTCCTGCGGTCCGCGCCTTTTTCCATCTACGATCTGCTCGTCGCCGTTCTGATTTTGTTGATTACCAGTCCGCTGAGATATCTTCCGCTGGGGTGGCTGCTGGCTTGGATGCATCAGAAGTCACTTATTCAAAAAGACGGGGAGCTGATCTCCTTTATCCGCCTCTATGAAAATAACCGGCTGCGCAAACGGGGATATGTGCAGTTTGGGGCCTTTTGCGCCGGAACGGCAGGGCATTTCAACTACATCCGTCAGGATTTGTATGAGCTGTCAGAGCGGGCAGTGGATGAGGGGACGGAACGGGCCATTGAATGGTTTTGCGGTAAATTTCCGGACAACCATGCGTTCATCAACGACATTCGTTCGATTCTGCTGGCTACGGAGGGGATGGACGACGATACGGAAGCGGCCAATTATCTGCGGGAGCAGGGGAAGATTATCACCAAGATCTCCAGCGATCAATATTTGAAAAAATGGTCCTTCATCGGCGATGTCTCCACCATCATCAACGTCATCCCCTCCATCGCCACTTTTCTGATGATCGTATCGATGGCGATGCAGTACATTTTGCTGATCAAAGGGAATTTTAATGGGGTGGGGCTGTTTCAGTGAGTTTTTTGTTATATTCAAGAATCCAATAAAAACATAAAATAAAAAGGGAGATATTAACAATGAAAAAAGACGCTATTTCTACTGGATTGTTCATCGCTATCGGGTTTCTGTGTGTTGCCATCGTAATTGCCATTTTGATTCCGGTTGTGCGGGATGTTATTAACGCTGCGGACGACAACAGACCGACAATACCTGGAGTAACTATGGTTCAACCGGCAGAGTTAGCTCCATCCGCCACAGTCGCCAATACTGAGTTACATACTGCGGTCTAAGACGATGAAAAAAGACTCGATCTCAGTTGCCATGTTTCTGGCGATCGGTTTTGTGATTGCGGGAATGTTCATCGCGGCGGCAACGAATATCATCGGCAGCAGCCAGGACGACATCATCACACACACCAAACAAGTCGAGCAGTATTAAAAGGGGGCGTGCGCATTGAAGGCTACCGTCCTCCGGGCATTATTCATGTGGCTTGTCCTGTTTATAATCCTGCAGCCCATCTTCACTTATATTGATTACCTGCTAGATTTGCAGGTCAAGGCTAACACATCCTACATCACTCAAAAAGCGGCAACGGAGGGTATGGTCACGGCTTCAATGAGGAATGAGGTCATCTCTAACCTAAAAGCTGTCGGATTTCCTGAAGGTTCTATTCAAATCACAAGCAGCACAGAAACCTTGCAGGAACGCAAGCAACGCATGGATGTGTATATTTCTGCACCTAGAATGAATCTGTTTCCTTACAATTTTTCCGGTGTGTCACAGCCCTCGCGTTATTACGGGCATGGGTCAATCATGAGTGAGTATCTCGACTGATTAAGGGATGAACCTAATCTATGGACTATATTATTAAGCTTGCATTTGTTCTGCTCATCTTCATCTATTCCTGGTTTTTTCAGATTCAGAATCAGGAATGGGACATGCTGCGCAGCATGCTCAAGGATGCCAATAACATTGCTGTTCATGACGCATCACAGGAGTTGAATGAGTCCGCACGGGCACAAGGCCGTCTGATTATCAAACCCGCTGAAGCTTTTGCCGCCTTCCGGCAATCTCTTCAGGCAAATCTGGGACTGGACGACGGCCTGTCCCCCCTGGCGGGGAGCCGGCTGCAAACTCAAGTAAAAATCGTGAAGTTCGACATTGTTGATCAGTCTAGCGGAGTCACCTTTCCTTTTCTCTATGAGGACAGCAATTATGGCATTACCAAATACATACAAGGTCCTTCCGTGATTGCCGTCATTGAGACGGCTCACCCGGTATTAATCTCCCGTGCGAAAGTCCAGGAGGCCATAATTGTGCCTGCCGTGCAGGAGTACAAAATGAATAAGTGATTTAATGAAGCGTGCGGATTTTTTGGCTCTGGCCGCTTTTGATCCAGCGTGCCATTATCGGTTGGATTGGCAATTGCGCTCCGGCATATCCGATGAGCATTAATTGAAATGGTTAACCTGATCCGAGGCGAGCCTTAGCAGCCGCATCCAAATTCATTCTTAAAGGAGAGAATCTAAATGAAAAAGACAATTCTGAAAGTAACTCTGGCAATAACAATGATGTTCGGCTCCATATTGATTCAAGGAGCAGTAATTAATACAGCATCTGCAGCAGCCAGCCAGTCACAACCAGTAATGACAGACAATCTAATCAAGTATGGTTTGAAGAAGGACGTGGAGCTGCCGGTTACCGTAACTGCTGGTGGTCTTAGTTACACGCTGGAGAAGATCATGATATATGATGCCAAGTCGAAGGATGCTCTGGCGCTGGCCAAGAAGTACGGTTATGACCTGAACAACGCTAAGTATTTTGTTTGGACAAAGATTACCGTGGAGAATAAGAGTGGGAACGTTGTTCAACAGAATGCTAAGGATCTACGAGATAAATGGCGTCTACGTTTTGGGGATTTGCCGGAGGAGGAAGCTTCTGCTGCTATGCCGGAAGTAAGCTATTACAAACCAAATAGCAAAGAAGCGCTTTGGGATTGGAGTTTAAAGCCAGGGGAGAAGCTTACTACCTATCAAGGACTACGTTACACTGGAAAACTCAAATATTTTGAGCTAAGTGTAGATAATAAAAGAGAATCTAGCTTCGCAAATATTGTGAAATGGAAAGAGTAGCATACTGATGGGAAAAAATAAACTATGGATAATTGCTCTTATTGTCTCTTGCTTGGTATTTATGCCGACCATAAACTATTCTGCACAAGCAGAAGGTGCCAAGCAAGGCAGCGTCAGCGTGCCGGTGACAAGTGGCTTAACGGGATCGGCCAATAGTGCGAAGACCTTTTATCTTGATTTGCCTAGCGGAGTCTCCAGTTCCGCGATAAAGACGGGCACTCTCAAATACTCTGGAAGTAATAGTGTCGTAGGGGCGATCAGCATTGAGAACGGGAAAATAAAACTTACGCTGAAGGGGACGGCAAAGGATGAAACGTTCCCTGTAGAAGGCAAAGATCAAAGTTTCAATCGTCCATTTGTAACCAACCCAGGAAATTCAATCTGGCGGTATGCGGATGGACGCCGCTGGCAAATTAATAACTATGATGAATACAGAGACGTCAATACATTCTATAATGCAGCTGCAACTGATTACAGTACACCCTCAACTAATCCGCCAACTAAAAATGTATCTACTAAATCTATTACCATTGTACCGCCCAATTCGGCAACATGGTTTCGGAAGGACCAAACAGTGGTTCCCTTTAGTTCTGTCAATGAATCAAGTATCAAGATGCAACTAGGAACGCTTTTAGATGGGGCTAAAGGGGCTGGTGGTCTCAAAAATGGGAAAATCGTCATTACATATCAAGTTCCCACAGCAAACGTAAGGCCTGAACAAGTTTCTGATAATTTTGAAAAAGGACAGTGGGTTGAAGGACGTCTATATTTTGTCAAACAACCTTACTACTACGAAGCCCAAGCCAAACTCACCTCCTACAGTTACGCCGGTACAGTCACCTTCGACTACTCCCCACCCGACCAAGCTACACTAAACGGAACGGCCACTTTGGAGAAGCCAAGCCCGAACCCGATCAAGCTGGAAGGCAGTAAGGTGGATGTGAAGATTAACGTCAAAGGGGAGCTATTAGGTTACACGGATTCCTCTAACATCGAAGAATGGGTGTTTTACGCCAAGGAAAAGAACGGTACCGCCAAGGCCGACATGAAGAAAGAGTACAGCAAGCAACTTACTGCATCAAAAAGCTTTGACTTCGCAATCCCGGCCAGTCGGGTCGTCAATGATAATTTCAAGCAAGACTATACCCTGACAGTCGTAATCCGGTTCAAGAAGCCTGTGGTTACCAAGACCGGAACTATAACATCACTGGAGCAGAGCATGGAAGTCTCTGCCGGGGTGTACAAGAAGGATAACCCGGTCAGCTATCCATCTGTACCGAGTACACCGCCCAAGCCGGAAGGCAAACCGCCTATTGCCCGAATCACTGCACCTAAGTACATCAAAGCCGGTTCTGACATGATGGTATACGGGGGCAATTCCTCCGATCCGGACGGATACATTACTGACTATGCTTGGGGAACTCCTGGAGCAGAAGGCGGGATTGAAAATACGGCCAGAGGTTATGTCTGGTATACCCGGGATAAGGTCGGAGAGACTTTTCCCATTACCCTGACCGTCGTTGATAATGACGGCATGACCGGAAGCACCAGCACGGAAGTGACGGTCATCGAGCCGAGGCCATCGGCAGATCTCGAAATTAGCGGCTCGCTCAAGCAGAACCGGAAAACCACATTGACCAACAGCAGCTCAAGTCCGACCCGGTTTCCGATCATTAAGTCCAGGACGCAGGTCACGATTAGTGCAGTCAGCGGTGGCACGAATGCGGACATTAAGTACAGTGGCAGCTTGGCCGAGCTGGAGAGTAAAGATGTACTTTTTAGGATACCAGGGAAGTATAGGGCGACGATTCACGTGGAGAATACGGCCGGGTATGCTTCAGACAAGGAGATTACCTTCGATATCGCTCCCGATGAATCCCCAGTTGCCTACTTTGCAATGCCCATAGGGGCCTATAGGGACCCGACTAATGGAAATAAAGCAGTCATTTCCATTGATGATATGTCTTTTTCTTCAGACAAAGATAATATTACGAGACGGATTTGGGAATACCGCTACGATTCTAATAACAACGGAAGTTTTACAGATGAAGGCTGGGTACAGTTCAGTAGCGAAAACAAAACTCGCCTAAATTTGGAACTGTATCAGGTCGGGAAGTATGAAGTACGTGTTACCGTTATTGAAGAGTTCGGCCAGCCGACGATTGAGGATTTTGTCACCGATGCCGATAGGCTGCGGACGAGCTCTGAGGCTACCCAGAATGTTATCGAACGAATAGTAGAAGTGAATAACCGCCCGCCTGAAGTAGATTGGGATTTTTAAGTGGAGAAAGGAAAGACATATGAAACGTTTATTGAAGGAAAGCATCATACTATTCCTTTGTTTTGCTTTACTGCTCCCTTTCTTGCCACGACCAGCATTAGAGGTGGTAGGGTTAGGAACAGTCGTGCAGGCCGCAGAGGACGACATCATTTATTACCGGGATATCAACTTTGAAGCCGGACAAGGGAGTCACGGAAACCAGGATAATGCGATCACTTTAGACTTTCCAGCCCTCAAGGTTATCAATCTTAAATACAATAAAATCACTAAAAGATTGACCTATGATGTTGCGCCTGGGGCCAACCTGCGGGTCCATTTGAATAGTAGTTATGGTACAGAACGAATTATGACCAAGATGTGCTCTTCTATTTATACCAAAAAGGGGTATGAATACGAAAAAATGGATCAGTATGGGGAAGACCAGTCCTGGTTTTGTCGTGAAAACCCATACTCTTACTACGATGATCGTTATTGGCCAGCGGATTTCGGAAACTTGTATAGTTTTGTCCCTTATGAGGAGCGGTATAAACCTTATGTTGATTTTGATTTATCTAACATAAGAGAGAAAATGAAAGTAACAGCACCGAACGTATACTTTCAAGGTTCTAACGACCTTCAAGAACAAGACATACGTCCAGGATTAGCTGGCGATCCGGAATTGTTCAGAATTAGAATAGTTGTTCATACAGATTTTCTTGCGGGGGACCCTTACGGTGTCGGCTATACACCGGCCTACTGGACTCCATATATGACAAGGACGGCTGAACTCATACCGAATCATCCACCCTCTTTATCCGTGGGTACACCTAATGGAATAACGTTAGTCAATGCTCCCAATTTGAGCGGAGTTAATATTGAGGGATATGTCAGTGATCCGGATAACGAAGATGTAACGGTAACCGCTGAAATCCCTAATGTTTTCTACAAGAAGACCGTTGTACCTCAAGCCAAATTTTCAAAAAATTTCAGTATACCGATAGACGCAATTCAAGACTCTTTGCCGCCAGGGGCGTACACGATGAATATCACGGCATCCGACCCCTCTGGAATGACAGCCAAGGCATCGCTCACGATTAATGTCAAACAGCAAATGAGGAACAAGTCCTTTGTGCTCGTCAATACACCTGTAGAAACGAAAACAAAATTCTTTGACTCGGAGGGCGATGCTAAACATGGAGAGCGCTACAGATTCGATCATGATCCATACTTTTTTGATAATTCCATGGGCATCATCGGAGACTCCGGGTTGTGGCGCAGTTCTGTCTACCCTTCCTTCCCTTATAGTGGAGTATATGTGGCTACTTTTCAGGGCCGGGACAACCCCAAAAACGATGACCGGTTCGACGTTTACCGGAAATGGAGCCGGGACAATTTGTCATCCATGACTTTCCATGTGCACCGCAAACCGATTGCCTTGTTCAGCGCCAAGCTGATGGGCGGATGGTTACAGATTACCGACAGCTCGTACGATTTAGATCATATTACTGCATCCAATAAAGGGCTGATGGATTGGCAATGGCAATATAAGAAGACAGAAGGGCAAGTCTGGACGGACGGGTTTCCTCCGGCACAGCTACCGGGCAATGACCAGTATGATATTCGCTTAAGAGTGAGAGACGTAGATGGTGAAAATGGGGCTGGTGTGTGGAGCGATTGGTCGCAGCAAACCGTAGGAGCGGCCTATAACTTACCCCCAGTTGCACTGTTTACGGTGGAGCCGAGCATCGTGTCTTACCGGAAGGCAACGACGATTATAGACAAATCCTTTGATCCGGATAATGACCCGCTGGATGTTTATAATTGGACCGTAATTAAGGATGGCTGGCAGCAGGTATGGAGTCATTGGGGCGGTGCTACTACACCGCCGAACATCGCCGCATACGGAGTCGGGACCTATCAGCTCACCCTAAAGGTTCATGATAACCGCGGGCTTTGGTCGGAGCCATACAGCCAAACCGTACAGGTGATTAATCATCCTCCGGCAGCTGCTTTTAGCATGCCAACGGAAGTGTACCGGGATACGGTCATTACCATGGAGAATATGACACCAGATCCAGACGAAGACGGCGATGTATTAAGCTACGCTTGGAACGCAAGAATCAATAACAGTTCATATTATTATTCTGGAGGCAACCGAAATCAGGTCATGACCATCCGGGACCTGATCGCACGCAGCGGCATTACACAGCAGCAAGCCATATCAGATGGCTGGGAAATGCGCCTGACCGCTTCAGACGGAACACTTTCCTCTAATGCAACCAGAAATTTTACTGTTTTGAACCATGTTCCGACAGCAGCCATTAACGGGCCTGCAACGGTGTATCAGTTCGACACAAAACAGTACACATCGTCTGATAATGATGGAGATCCATCCGATATGGCCAGTCTTCAATATTTTTGGAAGGTGACGGACAGTGACGGGGCCACCAAATTATACAAGACTCCTAGCATCGAGGTCAGTTTCCCGAATTCAGGTATTTACACCCTGGAGCATTGGGCCGTAGACCAGATCGGGGCCAAGTCGAACATCGACACGCTAAAGGTCAATGTACTGAAGAACCTGGCACCATCGATGACGATAACATCCCCTGCTGGCACATCGGAGAACCCCTCCGTGCTGGATGCAGAGAAGCAAGGAGATCCGTTGGTCGAGTGGACATACTCCGATCCGGAGAATGACCCGCAGGAAAAGTACCGGCTGGAGTTTTTTACAAAGGAAGGTATCTTGGAAAAAAGCGTGGAGAACGCAGATAACACCGGCTTGATCCGCCAGTATCAGGTCCCTAATCCAACGTTTAATCGCTTCGAATATTTCACTGTATTGGGCCGGGCGTATTCTAAGGGTTCCTGGTCAGAGATTTCGAATGAAAAAATGTTCATCATCGACAACCCTCCGAAGCCTGGATTTAGTTTATTGACGGATACAGGAAAGGATGCCACAAAGGTACCGATCTATCGGACGGATGTTCTTAGCATCAAAAGCACGGCTACAGATCTGGACGAGCCGAAAGGAGATTCTATCAGCTATAAATATACTCTTAAGCCCGAAAACGGAACGGAAGGACTCGCCGGCACCCAGGGCGATTTCACGAAGAAATTTGCTTCCAATGGAATTTTTACGTATCGTCAGGTCGTTACGGATTCGCTGGGACTCTTCCGTGAGATTACACATAGCCTCACGGTTGTAAACCGTCTCCCGAAAGTGAATATCACGTATCCGACTAGCGGTAACCAGGCCAAGCCCACCATCGTCAGCACGCTTACGCCGATCGTCAAATGGGATTATCAGGATGAGGATGGAGACCAACAGCAGCGGTATAAAGTAAGAATCATCAATTTAACAACTGGCGCAATAAAGGTGCAATCAGGTGAACAGGTTTCAAGTGCTAAGCAGTGGCAGGTGCCCGCTGGAGCGCTTGCAGAGTATGAGAAGTATGCGGTAGAGGTTGAGGCTTTCGACGGCTTTGACTGGAGCGCGATTTCTCCGCGGAAATATTTTATGGTCAATCTGTTGACGGTAAAGGGCGGAGTCAAGCACACCGAGGAATGGAACGCTAACCGCCAAGCCTATAATCTGAAGCAAAGCGGAGATCCGGAAAGTCCGCGCGCTTATAACGTGTACTGGGCAGGAGAAGCCTTCGTGCTGCAGGCAAAGACAACCGGTCTTCCGGATACGGTTCAGGTAACGATGACGGGAGGGTATACAACGCAGCTCACCCCGGCTGATAGTGACAAGCTCATTTGGGATGGACAACTCACTGATCCTTCCTTTGAGAAATTACCAAATGGGCCGGTTACGTTCACCTTCACGGCAACGAATGAATATCAGACAAAGGTAGATACGGTGACAGTAGTCATTTCTGAGGATTGGACGGAGTATTTCCGCAGTCATAGAATAAAGTGAAATGTGAGGGGAACGTACAGCGGGTGGAGGGGCTTTAGACGACTCCCTCTACCCGCTCTTCCTGCAGCCGCATCATTCGTGACGCAACAGAGGCAGGAGCTGCAGATCCCGAATTATGTAGACCAGAAGTATGGGCTGTCTTTCCGTGCACTCTGCGCATGTAATAGGAGAGCTTGCCGCTGAAGATTTTATGCGCGCGCAGCGAAGAGGCGAAATCTTCGGGTGTTACGAAGCAGGAGGGCTTGGCAACGGGATGAACCGCAGATTTTTCGAATACAGAAGCGACAAAATGGGAGCAGAAATAGGCATCTTCCCGGTTGATTTCCACATTGAGCAGAACACCGATTAAGCCTAGCAGATGGTATTTGTAGCGGTCCTGCTGCTCCATCATGCCTTTCACGTGGTTGTACATCTTCTCATATTCTGTTTTGCTCACACTGAGCTGATAGATTGCGCAGTCCGCACTGTTGTAAAAAGGGTGCACAAAATCCTCGCGGATCAGCCCTGCGGCAAAGGGGTTATATGCTTTTTTCCGTCCAAAGCTGTACACCTCACTCAGCTCCCTGTCAAAAGCAATCGAAGCGTGATTAAGTTCAGCTCTGGTAAACCATTTAATAATTCCGCTAAAAGCAGTGCCCGTTCCGGTAAGCACAACATAGATATTTCGGTTTGCATTCATCTTTGAGATCCCTTTCTGCTGGAAATAGTGTTGTCCGGTTAATCGCTTGCTTAAGTAATTCCATCTTACTGTATATTCCAGCGTTGTAAAACAAACTTTAGTCTTATTCAGTTACTGGACCAAAGGCTAAGTCGGAAACTGGTCCTATGCACGTTGCAGGGATTATCAATGGGTTATGGATGAGTCAGGTACAGTTCAAAGTACAGCGCTTTCATTATTTCTATCATACTCTACATTTGCTGAAGCGGCTTTTTATTTTCATAGGAAGAAAATAAATGAATAGATTAGGCTGAACCCGCAAAAAATAAGCTGTTCAAACATAGGGTCTGTAAAAACAATTGGAATTGCTTCCACATTAGTGTTACAATAATAGTCAAAATGACATTCTTGATTACGAGGAGGATTATTTTCATGACTGAACAGGCAAAAGAACAAGCAATCCATAAAGAAGAAAACTCCACTGTGGATAACCTGGCCATCACGACGAT
This genomic interval carries:
- a CDS encoding glycoside hydrolase family 78 protein, translated to MNITASDPSGMTAKASLTINVKQQMRNKSFVLVNTPVETKTKFFDSEGDAKHGERYRFDHDPYFFDNSMGIIGDSGLWRSSVYPSFPYSGVYVATFQGRDNPKNDDRFDVYRKWSRDNLSSMTFHVHRKPIALFSAKLMGGWLQITDSSYDLDHITASNKGLMDWQWQYKKTEGQVWTDGFPPAQLPGNDQYDIRLRVRDVDGENGAGVWSDWSQQTVGAAYNLPPVALFTVEPSIVSYRKATTIIDKSFDPDNDPLDVYNWTVIKDGWQQVWSHWGGATTPPNIAAYGVGTYQLTLKVHDNRGLWSEPYSQTVQVINHPPAAAFSMPTEVYRDTVITMENMTPDPDEDGDVLSYAWNARINNSSYYYSGGNRNQVMTIRDLIARSGITQQQAISDGWEMRLTASDGTLSSNATRNFTVLNHVPTAAINGPATVYQFDTKQYTSSDNDGDPSDMASLQYFWKVTDSDGATKLYKTPSIEVSFPNSGIYTLEHWAVDQIGAKSNIDTLKVNVLKNLAPSMTITSPAGTSENPSVLDAEKQGDPLVEWTYSDPENDPQEKYRLEFFTKEGILEKSVENADNTGLIRQYQVPNPTFNRFEYFTVLGRAYSKGSWSEISNEKMFIIDNPPKPGFSLLTDTGKDATKVPIYRTDVLSIKSTATDLDEPKGDSISYKYTLKPENGTEGLAGTQGDFTKKFASNGIFTYRQVVTDSLGLFREITHSLTVVNRLPKVNITYPTSGNQAKPTIVSTLTPIVKWDYQDEDGDQQQRYKVRIINLTTGAIKVQSGEQVSSAKQWQVPAGALAEYEKYAVEVEAFDGFDWSAISPRKYFMVNLLTVKGGVKHTEEWNANRQAYNLKQSGDPESPRAYNVYWAGEAFVLQAKTTGLPDTVQVTMTGGYTTQLTPADSDKLIWDGQLTDPSFEKLPNGPVTFTFTATNEYQTKVDTVTVVISEDWTEYFRSHRIK